From Acinonyx jubatus isolate Ajub_Pintada_27869175 chromosome F2, VMU_Ajub_asm_v1.0, whole genome shotgun sequence, the proteins below share one genomic window:
- the CF2H8orf90 gene encoding uncharacterized protein C8orf90 homolog: MASPHSGDPSPAGLAPPPVAPPGPAAALEPPFPDIYGGDAQLWAAHFRGIGRAYRALGKEDDFAIRVLTEDFTLPFPFAWPPGPDPARGPLFYDPHDRAGFDFLLRGPGAPPPALLRPLHATAQAAVRKRRLERLALSYASAGAPGPGLMLLPPGPGAAFPGPAGPEPGTPGTPGGAPRLG, translated from the exons ATGGCTTCCCCTCATTCCGGGGACCCCAGCCCTGCTGGTCTGGCCCCTCCTCCTGTAGCTCCTCCAG GTCCCGCTGCGGCCCTGGAGCCCCCCTTCCCGGACATCTACGGCGGGGACGCTCAGCTCTGGGCGGCGCACTTCCGCGGCATCGGGCGCGCCTACCGCGCGCTGGGCAAGGAGGACGACTTCGCCATCCGTGTGCTCACCGAGGACTTCACGCTGCCCTTCCCGTTCGCCTGGCCTCCGGGGCCCGACCCGGCCCGCGGGCCGCTCTTCTACGACCCGCACGACCGCGCGGGCTTCGACTTCCTGCTGCGAGGCCCGGGCGCTCCGCCCCCCGCGCTGCTGCGGCCCCTGCACGCCACGGCCCAGGCTGCGGTGCGCAAGCGGCGCCTGGAGCGCCTGGCCCTGAGCTACGCCAGCGCGGGTGCGCCCGGGCCGGGCCTGATGCTGCTCCCGCCTGGGCCTGGCGCCGCCTTCCCGGGGCCCGCGGGGCCCGAGCCCGGCACCCCTGGCACCCCTGGCGGCGCCCCCAGGCTGGGCTAG